The genomic segment GCACACAATGGTCTCGTCTCTCATCCCTGCTCTTGTGCAGAGGCTCTCCACTCCGGTCAATCACTATTGCGGTAAGTTGTTTCCTGCCACCGCCTAAACCAGCGCTTATGCCAGGTGTCGTAGTACGTGTGGTCATCATGGGGTTCGCCGAACCAAAGTGTGAGGATTTCATCGGTACGCGACATTGTCTTTTCCTAAAAACTGCCTTCCTAGATATGTGTCAAATCAAGCACGAACCCTGGGAGTTCTGGCTCAGCGGAGACTGAGGAAGGGCTTTCTAAACGGACAACCGCCACTGCGGGACGATACACATACACGCATCGTTCTTGCGGGTCGAGTAATAATCCGAGCCGTACCCCATTTGCCATGTATTCTGCCATTTTTTCTTGCACTGCTCTGAGCGTGTCAGAGGGGGAACACAATTCAATAACGAAATCTGGGGTGAGAGGGAGAAATTTCTTTTTCTGTTCTGGTGTCAGGTGCGCAAGTCGTTCGCGTTTGACCCATGCGGCGTCCGGAGAGCGAATCGCACGGTTCGGAAGGATGAACCCTGTTGAAGAGTCGAATGCCACCCCCGTAGTGTCCTGCAACGACCAAATTTTTAGGAATGCTATGACGTACGCGTTCTTGTCTCCAGTTTCTCCTCCTGCAGGTGGCATAATGGCTAAGTCTCCTTCTGCGGTTCGTTCAATGCGTAGTTGACGATTGATTTGGCAGAGCTCGAAAAACG from the Deltaproteobacteria bacterium genome contains:
- a CDS encoding Uma2 family endonuclease, with the translated sequence MTDDAFFELCQINRQLRIERTAEGDLAIMPPAGGETGDKNAYVIAFLKIWSLQDTTGVAFDSSTGFILPNRAIRSPDAAWVKRERLAHLTPEQKKKFLPLTPDFVIELCSPSDTLRAVQEKMAEYMANGVRLGLLLDPQERCVYVYRPAVAVVRLESPSSVSAEPELPGFVLDLTHI